A genome region from Eremothecium gossypii ATCC 10895 chromosome VII, complete sequence includes the following:
- the MCM21 gene encoding Mcm21p (Syntenic homolog of Saccharomyces cerevisiae YDR318W (MCM21); 1-intron) has protein sequence MSELLELKQDVELLNTEIASIERQLQSINEQIHSARERGSDSQRSRSHTEGLENQEYEIFWADHPELRRHLLQYGAENQGQGQKDAATKAETTPKAPKSTRTPTEHDARLRNQSDAGHRMFDPALAPFLDTELLRSPSKRGKILSTRPEQSKQRELRNFIEVENCYRMCGITFFPLVDPGRLGGQDKDNEGIVNEMLGIRLEVFNENTRRFDYPYYVLLRRDAKVATRWQLFKHTLPKMLDAERIWSTTLNGAICSDSDVYLFAKKCYARLIDMHFRLQFIARLDPDLFENIRTDSYAAMLSFLISGGAQPLAVTVLLEGREVRSCQLDQQQHDEWAHVLVGALADLPNKVRVLKGNVVPG, from the exons ATGTCTGAACTGCTAGAGCTTAAGCAGGATGTTGAACTGCTGAATACCGAAA TCGCATCGATAGAAAGGCAACTACAGTCCATAAATGAACAGATACACAGCGCGAGAGAGCGGGGCAGTGACTCACAGAGAAGCCGTAGCCATACTGAGGGGTTAGAGAATCAAGAGTACGAGATTTTTTGGGCAGATCACCCAGAGCTGAGGAGGCACCTGTTGCAGTACGGTGCAGAAAACCAAGGCCAAGGCCAGAAAGACGCGGCAACGAAGGCGGAAACCACACCCAAGGCACCTAAATCTACGCGTACACCTACTGAGCATGACGCCCGCTTGAGGAATCAGAGCGATGCTGGCCATCGCATGTTTGACCCAGCCTTGGCGCCGTTCTTAGACACCGAACTCCTTCGGTCGCCCTCGAAGCGTGGCAAGATATTGTCGACCAGGCCCGAGCAGTCCAAGCAGAGGGAGCTGCGCAACTTCATCGAGGTAGAGAACTGCTACCGCATGTGCGGTATCACGTTTTTTCCCCTGGTCGATCCCGGGAGACTTGGCGGACAGGATAAGGACAATGAGGGCATCGTGAATGAAATGTTGGGCATCCGCCTGGAGGTCTTCAATGAGAACACACGCCGGTTCGACTATCCCTATTACGTGCTTCTGCGACGGGACGCCAAAGTCGCCACCCGCTGGCAGTTGTTCAAGCATACGCTTCCCAAAATGCTCGACGCAGAGCGCATCTGGAGCACTACGCTGAATGGCGCTATCTGCAGCGACAGTGACGTTTATCTGTTTGCCAAGAAGTGCTACGCAAGACTCATAGATATGCATTTTCGACTCCAGTTCATCGCGCGGCTAGATCCAGACCTTTTCGAGAACATCCGCACGGACTCATACGCAGCGATGCTCTCCTTCCTCATATCCGGTGGCGCTCAGCCGCTAGCGGTCACTGTCTTACTCGAGGGTCGAGAAGTCCGCAGCTGCCAGTTGGACCAACAGCAGCACGATGAATGGGCCCATGTGCTTGTGGGAGCATTGGCAGATCTCCCCAACAAAGTTAGGGTGCTTAAAGGTAATGTAGTCCCCGGTTAA